Proteins from a single region of Rhodovibrio salinarum DSM 9154:
- a CDS encoding response regulator transcription factor, translated as MMIPLIADDHDLFIDLLATHIGRTWADSPVYKATDVDAALKQLDAHPEIDIALLDVVMPGMNGLEGLARIKQARPDMPVALLSGQSDRAVIEQGLQMGAAGFVPKTISGDALIQAIRLMRSGEIYVPYSLMNRPAEHPQEPAGDDTLSTRETQVLDGLWRGLSNKEIARELNLQEVTVKLHLRRLYRKFECRNRTEALRIGLERGLLKNNA; from the coding sequence ATGATGATCCCCCTGATCGCCGACGATCACGACCTCTTTATCGACCTGCTGGCCACCCACATAGGGCGCACCTGGGCAGATAGTCCGGTCTACAAAGCAACCGACGTGGACGCGGCGCTGAAACAGCTCGATGCCCACCCGGAGATCGACATCGCGCTGCTGGACGTGGTCATGCCGGGCATGAACGGGCTGGAGGGTCTGGCGCGGATCAAGCAGGCGCGGCCTGACATGCCGGTTGCCCTGCTGTCGGGTCAGAGCGACCGCGCGGTGATCGAGCAAGGTCTACAGATGGGCGCCGCGGGCTTCGTGCCCAAGACCATCTCCGGGGATGCGCTGATCCAGGCGATCCGTCTGATGCGCAGTGGCGAGATTTACGTCCCCTACTCCCTGATGAACCGCCCTGCTGAACACCCCCAGGAGCCGGCCGGGGACGACACCCTGTCGACCCGCGAGACACAGGTGCTGGACGGTCTATGGCGCGGTCTGTCCAACAAGGAAATCGCGCGCGAACTCAACCTGCAGGAAGTGACGGTGAAGCTGCACCTCCGCCGCCTGTACCGCAAGTTCGAATGCCGCAACCGCACCGAGGCCCTGCGCATCGGTCTTGAACGCGGTCTGCTGAAAAACAACGCTTGA